The Methanothrix soehngenii GP6 genome has a window encoding:
- a CDS encoding DUF1638 domain-containing protein — MYTIIACGIFKDEIERLRADLGFPFKARYLGPGLHVDFDELKDALEEELKRASSDGSQGIIVAYGQCHPKMDAILKPYHAALMDCQNCVDAFISRQAVEKKAREGLFFYLSPGWLDAWKDIFKRLGWDPEIARLHMGSFKGSVYIDTMKDAQEREEELLEFFDFTNLPFTIMPMELDHFKSLIIKAIKSLED, encoded by the coding sequence ATGTACACAATCATCGCCTGCGGCATCTTCAAGGATGAGATCGAGAGATTGAGAGCCGATCTCGGATTTCCCTTTAAAGCTCGCTACCTGGGCCCTGGCCTGCATGTTGATTTCGACGAGCTTAAGGATGCCCTGGAAGAGGAGTTGAAGAGAGCTTCATCGGATGGCAGCCAGGGGATTATAGTGGCTTATGGACAGTGCCATCCCAAGATGGATGCGATCCTGAAACCCTACCATGCCGCCTTAATGGATTGTCAGAACTGTGTGGATGCCTTCATATCCCGCCAGGCCGTAGAGAAGAAGGCACGCGAGGGCCTCTTCTTCTACCTCTCCCCAGGCTGGCTGGATGCCTGGAAGGATATATTCAAGCGATTGGGCTGGGATCCGGAGATAGCACGCCTGCATATGGGCTCATTCAAGGGTTCGGTTTATATCGATACTATGAAAGATGCTCAGGAGAGGGAAGAGGAGCTCTTGGAGTTCTTCGATTTCACCAACCTTCCCTTCACCATCATGCCCATGGAGCTGGACCACTTCAAATCACTGATCATCAAAGCTATAAAGAGCTTGGAGGATTGA
- the trxA gene encoding thioredoxin, whose amino-acid sequence MDELEEIKKKKMEKMMSEINKPHEPTVELPGKPIIVTDATVDAASNQYPLLILDCWAEWCGPCRMIGPIIEELAAEMKGRVVFGKLNVDENPQTANRFRISAIPTLMVFKDGKLIDKLVGAYPKPSLVAKIQKYL is encoded by the coding sequence TTGGACGAGCTGGAAGAGATTAAGAAAAAGAAAATGGAGAAGATGATGAGCGAGATTAACAAACCCCATGAGCCAACCGTAGAGCTGCCAGGAAAGCCGATCATTGTCACAGATGCAACCGTTGATGCCGCTTCAAACCAGTACCCTCTTCTGATCCTGGACTGCTGGGCGGAGTGGTGCGGCCCCTGCCGCATGATCGGCCCGATCATCGAGGAGCTGGCTGCAGAGATGAAGGGACGGGTGGTCTTTGGCAAGTTGAATGTGGATGAGAATCCTCAGACTGCCAATAGGTTCAGGATCTCGGCGATACCCACCCTGATGGTCTTCAAGGATGGAAAGCTCATCGATAAGCTTGTGGGCGCCTATCCCAAGCCCTCGCTGGTGGCAAAGATTCAAAAGTACCTCTGA